Proteins encoded within one genomic window of Brassica rapa cultivar Chiifu-401-42 chromosome A09, CAAS_Brap_v3.01, whole genome shotgun sequence:
- the LOC103839418 gene encoding phosphate transporter PHO1 homolog 5 isoform X2: MKFGKEFSSQMVPEWHEAYMDYNHLKSLLKEIVKFKRKNNPPHGHGHHLHRKLTIYRTFSGLLAKSGRKRHPHGHGGAQIGPFSDSDDDIEEGIKSAPILVHSASHGYETTFLMAAEEGGEYETVFFRRLDDEFNKVEKFYKEKVEEVMKEAVMLNKQMDALIAFRVKVEHPDGWPWEERTVEMTRLASNVDISAAAVAASTPAGARSMKLGAQALEAIQEGGSSKAGKSDEDEDEDDVEKEEDKVVFEDISRLNAVRPSSIEVLDRVKINNTKETPRSTIKHVLKSSNPEMKFSRDNLRRVEEKLRRAFVEFYQKLRLLKSYSFLNVLAFSKILKKYDKVTSRNATKSYMKMIDNSYLGGSDEVIRLMERVEATFIKHFTNANRTKGMNILRPQAQRERHRITFSTGFLGGCMFSLVVALFAIIRTRNILQEDGHKKYMNTMFPLYSLFGFIVLHILMYAANIYYWRRYRVNYSFIFGFKQGTELSYRQVLLVGFSIGVLALLCVIANLDMEVDPETNDYKALTELLPLILLIVMFIVLVLPFNIFYRSSRLFFLTCLIHCLAAPLYKVTLPDFLLGDQLTSQVQALRSVQFYICHYGWGDYKLRQNTCTDSDTYNAFLFIVAVVPYVCRLLQCLRRLFEEKNAEQGYNGIKYFLTIVAVCLRTAYSVDKDNQFVWRMLAGIFSAIAAIFCTYWDLVLDWGLLNRTSKNRWLRDKLLIPQKKVYFIAMILNVLLRFAWVQTVLDFNFSFMHKQTMVAVVASLEIIRRGIWNFFRLENEHLNNVKKNRAMMGQSK; this comes from the exons ATGAAGTTCGGGAAAGAATTTTCGTCGCAGATGGTGCCGGAGTGGCACGAAGCTTACATGGACTACAATCATCTCAaatctctattaaaagagatcGTCAAATTCAAACGCAAAAACAATCCTCCCCACGGTCACGGCCATCATCTCCACCGGAAACTGACTATTTACCGAACATTCAGCGGCTTACTGGCAAAGTCGGGGAGAAAGAGACATCCCCACGGCCACGGTGGTGCACAGATCGGTCCATTTTCAGATTCAGACGACGACATCGAGGAAGGAATAAAATCGGCGCCGATTCTGGTCCACTCGGCGAGTCACGGATACGAGACGACGTTTCTGATGGCGgcggaggaaggaggagagtaCGAGACGGTGTTTTTCCGGCGGCTAGACGACGAGTTCAACAAAGTGGAGAAGTTTTATAAGGAGAAAGTTGAAGAAGTGATGAAAGAAGCTGTGATGCTTAACAAACAGATGGATGCGCTGATCGCGTTTAGGGTGAAAGTGGAGCATCCTGATGGTTGGCCGTGGGAGGAGCGGACGGTGGAGATGACTCGTTTAGCTTCTAATGTCGATATTTCCGCCGCCGCCGTCGCAGCTTCTACTCCCGCCGGTGCTAGATCCA TGAAACTTGGAGCACAAGCTTTAGAAGCAATACAGGAAGGAGGATCAAGTAAAGCTGGTAAATCCGACGAAgacgaagatgaagatgatgtggagaaagaagaagataaagtcGTTTTCGAGGACATAAGTAGACTAAACGCTGTAAGACCATCTTCCATCGAGGTATTGGACCGTGTCAAGATCAACAATACGAAAGAAACACCTCGTTCCACAATTAAACACGTTTTAAAGTCCTCGAACCCGGAGATGAAGTTCAGCAGAGATAACCTGAGAAGAGTCGAGGAGAAGCTCAGACGCGCCTTCGTCGAGTTCTACCAGAAGCTTCGGCTACTCAAAAGCTACAGCTTCTTGAATGTGTTGGCGTTTTCCAAGATATTGAAGAAGTATGATAAGGTCACTTCGAGGAATGCTACAAAGTCTTACATGAAAATGATTGATAACTCTTACCTTGGTGGCTCTGATGag GTTATTAGACTAATGGAGCGTGTTGAAGCTACGTTCATAAAGCATTTCACCAATGCTAACAGAACAAAAGGAATGAACATCTTGAGACCCCAAGCTCAAAGAGAGAGACATCGTATTACATTCTCCACAG GTTTCTTGGGTGGATGCATGTTTTCTCTAGTAGTGGCTCTATTCGCCATCATACGCACCCGGAACATATTGCAGGAGGATGGCCACAAAAAGTACATGAACACCATGTTCCCTCTTTACAG CTTGTTTGGGTTCATTGTGCTGCACATACTTATGTATGCTGCAAACATTTACTATTGGAGGCGGTATCGAGTGAATTATTCATTCATATTCGGGTTCAAGCAAGGAACAGAACTTAGCTATAGACAAGTCCTACTTGTGGGCTTCAGCATTGGAGTTCTAGCCCTTCTTTGTGTTATTGCCAATCTTGACATGGAGGTTGACCCCGAAACTAATGATTACAAAGCATTAACCGAACTTCTTCCTCTTATCCTCCTCATT GTTATGTTTATAGTTCTAGTCTTACCATTCAACATCTTCTACCGCTCGAGTCGCTTGTTCTTCCTCACATGCCTCATTCATTGCCTTGCTGCTCCTCTCTACAAG GTAACTTTACCTGATTTCTTGTTGGGAGATCAGTTAACAAGTCAGGTGCAAGCTCTTAGAAGCGTCCAGTTTTACATATGTCACTACGGTTGGGGAGATTACAAACTCAGACAAAACACTTGCACTGACTCAGACACCTACAATGCTTTCTTATTCATTGTTGCTGTCGTCCCATATGTCTGCCGTCTCCTTCAG TGCTTGAGACGTCTATTTGAAGAGAAAAACGCAGAACAAGGATACAATGGGATCAAGTACTTCTTGACTATAGTGGCTGTCTGCTTAAGGACAGCTTACAGTGTGGACAAGGATAATCAATTTGTGTGGAGAATGTTAGCTGGGATCTTCTCAGCTATTGCTGCCATTTTCTGTACTTACTGGGACTTGGTTTTAGACTGGGGTCTTCTCAACAGGACTTCTAAGAACCGTTGGCTCAGGGATAAACTCCTTATTCCTCAAAAGAAAGTATACTTCATCGCCATG ATCTTGAACGTCTTGCTTAGATTTGCGTGGGTGCAGACCGTACTGGATTTCAACTTCTCCTTTATGCATAAACAGACGATGGTTGCTGTTGTAGCTAGTCTAGAGATTATCCGACGTGGGATATGGAATTTCTTCAGGTTAGAGAATGAGCATTTGAACAATGT caaaaaaaatcgagCGATGATGGGTCAATCAAAGTAG
- the LOC103839684 gene encoding uncharacterized protein LOC103839684, with protein sequence MINLPPTGLVTPLYPWIFWVLWTSRNQLLFEDKSFSETERMLKAIKAAVKWQEATNLLTATRLPTKKPNSVSLKDCPLMNLTPQIPANTSALYTDAAWNRTSLAGGMGWVSTKAGGSVLFKGTVTRRNVASALVAEAMALKTALLEAVSHGLTDIICFSDSKCLIDLITRKKTVVALQGLLHDLGVLSDFCNSISFCFIPRGRNEVADSLAKNALFCLSNNPSGNNFSVVNSVFKLI encoded by the coding sequence ATGATTAATCTACCTCCCACTGGTCTGGTAACTCCCTTATACCCAtggattttttgggttttgtggACTAGTAGGAACCAGTTATTGTTCGAGGATAAGTCTTTCTCGGAAACAGAGAGGATGCTCAAGGCTATAAAGGCGGCTGTGAAATGGCAGGAGGCGACCAATCTCCTAACCGCGACAAGGCTCCCTACCAAGAAACCAAACTCTGTTTCACTTAAAGACTGTCCACTTATGAACTTAACTCCGCAGATACCAGCAAATACCTCAGCTCTGTATACAGATGCAGCTTGGAATAGAACATCTCTGGCAGGAGGCATGGGATGGGTAAGCACAAAAGCTGGCGGCTCGGTTCTATTCAAAGGAACTGTGACTCGTCGAAATGTGGCCTCAGCGCTCGTGGCAGAGGCTATGGCTCTTAAAACAGCACTCTTGGAAGCTGTCTCTCATGGTCTAACAGACATAATCTGTTTCTCAGATTCTAAGTGTCTAATTGACCTCATCACAAGAAAGAAAACTGTGGTGGCTCTGCAAGGATTACTCCATGACCTCGGCGTGTTGAGTGATTTTTGTAACTCTATCTCATTTTGTTTTATCCCTCGGGGCCGCAATGAAGTTGCAGACTCTCTTGCTAAAAATGCTCTGTTTTGTTTGTCAAACAACCCGAGTGGGAATAACTTTTCGGTTGTAAACTCTGTTTTTAAGTTGATATGA
- the LOC103839418 gene encoding phosphate transporter PHO1 homolog 5 isoform X1 produces MKFGKEFSSQMVPEWHEAYMDYNHLKSLLKEIVKFKRKNNPPHGHGHHLHRKLTIYRTFSGLLAKSGRKRHPHGHGGAQIGPFSDSDDDIEEGIKSAPILVHSASHGYETTFLMAAEEGGEYETVFFRRLDDEFNKVEKFYKEKVEEVMKEAVMLNKQMDALIAFRVKVEHPDGWPWEERTVEMTRLASNVDISAAAVAASTPAGARSMKLGAQALEAIQEGGSSKAGKSDEDEDEDDVEKEEDKVVFEDISRLNAVRPSSIEVLDRVKINNTKETPRSTIKHVLKSSNPEMKFSRDNLRRVEEKLRRAFVEFYQKLRLLKSYSFLNVLAFSKILKKYDKVTSRNATKSYMKMIDNSYLGGSDEVIRLMERVEATFIKHFTNANRTKGMNILRPQAQRERHRITFSTGFLGGCMFSLVVALFAIIRTRNILQEDGHKKYMNTMFPLYSLFGFIVLHILMYAANIYYWRRYRVNYSFIFGFKQGTELSYRQVLLVGFSIGVLALLCVIANLDMEVDPETNDYKALTELLPLILLIVMFIVLVLPFNIFYRSSRLFFLTCLIHCLAAPLYKVTLPDFLLGDQLTSQVQALRSVQFYICHYGWGDYKLRQNTCTDSDTYNAFLFIVAVVPYVCRLLQCLRRLFEEKNAEQGYNGIKYFLTIVAVCLRTAYSVDKDNQFVWRMLAGIFSAIAAIFCTYWDLVLDWGLLNRTSKNRWLRDKLLIPQKKVYFIAMILNVLLRFAWVQTVLDFNFSFMHKQTMVAVVASLEIIRRGIWNFFRLENEHLNNVGKYRAFKTVPLPFNYDEDDDKDN; encoded by the exons ATGAAGTTCGGGAAAGAATTTTCGTCGCAGATGGTGCCGGAGTGGCACGAAGCTTACATGGACTACAATCATCTCAaatctctattaaaagagatcGTCAAATTCAAACGCAAAAACAATCCTCCCCACGGTCACGGCCATCATCTCCACCGGAAACTGACTATTTACCGAACATTCAGCGGCTTACTGGCAAAGTCGGGGAGAAAGAGACATCCCCACGGCCACGGTGGTGCACAGATCGGTCCATTTTCAGATTCAGACGACGACATCGAGGAAGGAATAAAATCGGCGCCGATTCTGGTCCACTCGGCGAGTCACGGATACGAGACGACGTTTCTGATGGCGgcggaggaaggaggagagtaCGAGACGGTGTTTTTCCGGCGGCTAGACGACGAGTTCAACAAAGTGGAGAAGTTTTATAAGGAGAAAGTTGAAGAAGTGATGAAAGAAGCTGTGATGCTTAACAAACAGATGGATGCGCTGATCGCGTTTAGGGTGAAAGTGGAGCATCCTGATGGTTGGCCGTGGGAGGAGCGGACGGTGGAGATGACTCGTTTAGCTTCTAATGTCGATATTTCCGCCGCCGCCGTCGCAGCTTCTACTCCCGCCGGTGCTAGATCCA TGAAACTTGGAGCACAAGCTTTAGAAGCAATACAGGAAGGAGGATCAAGTAAAGCTGGTAAATCCGACGAAgacgaagatgaagatgatgtggagaaagaagaagataaagtcGTTTTCGAGGACATAAGTAGACTAAACGCTGTAAGACCATCTTCCATCGAGGTATTGGACCGTGTCAAGATCAACAATACGAAAGAAACACCTCGTTCCACAATTAAACACGTTTTAAAGTCCTCGAACCCGGAGATGAAGTTCAGCAGAGATAACCTGAGAAGAGTCGAGGAGAAGCTCAGACGCGCCTTCGTCGAGTTCTACCAGAAGCTTCGGCTACTCAAAAGCTACAGCTTCTTGAATGTGTTGGCGTTTTCCAAGATATTGAAGAAGTATGATAAGGTCACTTCGAGGAATGCTACAAAGTCTTACATGAAAATGATTGATAACTCTTACCTTGGTGGCTCTGATGag GTTATTAGACTAATGGAGCGTGTTGAAGCTACGTTCATAAAGCATTTCACCAATGCTAACAGAACAAAAGGAATGAACATCTTGAGACCCCAAGCTCAAAGAGAGAGACATCGTATTACATTCTCCACAG GTTTCTTGGGTGGATGCATGTTTTCTCTAGTAGTGGCTCTATTCGCCATCATACGCACCCGGAACATATTGCAGGAGGATGGCCACAAAAAGTACATGAACACCATGTTCCCTCTTTACAG CTTGTTTGGGTTCATTGTGCTGCACATACTTATGTATGCTGCAAACATTTACTATTGGAGGCGGTATCGAGTGAATTATTCATTCATATTCGGGTTCAAGCAAGGAACAGAACTTAGCTATAGACAAGTCCTACTTGTGGGCTTCAGCATTGGAGTTCTAGCCCTTCTTTGTGTTATTGCCAATCTTGACATGGAGGTTGACCCCGAAACTAATGATTACAAAGCATTAACCGAACTTCTTCCTCTTATCCTCCTCATT GTTATGTTTATAGTTCTAGTCTTACCATTCAACATCTTCTACCGCTCGAGTCGCTTGTTCTTCCTCACATGCCTCATTCATTGCCTTGCTGCTCCTCTCTACAAG GTAACTTTACCTGATTTCTTGTTGGGAGATCAGTTAACAAGTCAGGTGCAAGCTCTTAGAAGCGTCCAGTTTTACATATGTCACTACGGTTGGGGAGATTACAAACTCAGACAAAACACTTGCACTGACTCAGACACCTACAATGCTTTCTTATTCATTGTTGCTGTCGTCCCATATGTCTGCCGTCTCCTTCAG TGCTTGAGACGTCTATTTGAAGAGAAAAACGCAGAACAAGGATACAATGGGATCAAGTACTTCTTGACTATAGTGGCTGTCTGCTTAAGGACAGCTTACAGTGTGGACAAGGATAATCAATTTGTGTGGAGAATGTTAGCTGGGATCTTCTCAGCTATTGCTGCCATTTTCTGTACTTACTGGGACTTGGTTTTAGACTGGGGTCTTCTCAACAGGACTTCTAAGAACCGTTGGCTCAGGGATAAACTCCTTATTCCTCAAAAGAAAGTATACTTCATCGCCATG ATCTTGAACGTCTTGCTTAGATTTGCGTGGGTGCAGACCGTACTGGATTTCAACTTCTCCTTTATGCATAAACAGACGATGGTTGCTGTTGTAGCTAGTCTAGAGATTATCCGACGTGGGATATGGAATTTCTTCAGGTTAGAGAATGAGCATTTGAACAATGTGGGGAAGTACAGAGCATTCAAGACGGTTCCATTGCCGTTCAACTACGATGAGGATGACGACAAAGACAACTAG